In a genomic window of Gossypium arboreum isolate Shixiya-1 chromosome 7, ASM2569848v2, whole genome shotgun sequence:
- the LOC108476601 gene encoding uncharacterized protein LOC108476601: protein MRFGRKDKLSPRFIGMYRFLKRVGPVAYQLELPPKFDRNHDVFHISMLRRYRSDPTHIVPVEDIEVRPDLTFKEEQVQILDRDIKVLRRKSIPLVKVLWWNHSTEEAIWEPKDSMHQQYPHIF, encoded by the coding sequence ATGAGGTTCGGTCGCAAggacaagttgagccctaggtttattgggatGTACCGTTTTCTGAAGCGAGTGGGGCCAGTTGCATATCAGTTGGAACTACCTCCGAAGTTTGACCGCAATCATGATGTTTTTCACATTTCGATGTTGAGACGCTATCGCTCTGATCCTACGCATATTGTTCCGGTGGAGGAcattgaggttagaccagatctgacGTTTAAGGAGGAGCAGGTCCAAATTCTGGATCGTGACATTAAAGTTCTACGAAGGAAGTCTATCCCCTTAGTGAAAGTGCTGTGGTGGAATCATAGCACCGAGGAGGCCATTTGGGAGCCGAAAGACTCGATGCATCAGCAGTATCCTCACATTTTCTGA